In the Pseudothauera hydrothermalis genome, one interval contains:
- a CDS encoding ATP-binding protein, which yields MPIFTFDTSYSLGKVRLVDTRKVNIQVNSDEDLRKARVGQLVALSLPGAVEEWLIGIIEKVVKTPVLEDISVQHDDDSADAAELNLLRESVHNTVQLTLVGTVGLTNENKPKFSRSLVQVPEIDAGCFILRDAQLQTFMNLLSKEGKTEHSLEVGRYTIDESAKAYLDGNKLFQRHAALLGSTGSGKSWTVAAILEQASKLPSSNLIVFDLHGEYRELSYARHLRVPGPEDLGKSDPALLFLPYWLLNTEELQAMFIDRSEFSAHNQVMAFQDTVVAKKKETLEKHKKTEVLNAFTLDSPIPFDINSVIAELQRLNEEMVPGANNKERQGPFHGQFSRLLLRLNSKVSDKRYGFLFQAPTSEHGYDAMAALVKRLMDYSEDKSQIKVIDFSDVPADILPVIVGLVARIIYQVQFWMDRNKRRPLALVCDEAHLYLPKKDGKNPVEQRAIENFEKIAKEGRKYGVALLVVSQRPADVSTTILSQCNNVIALRLTNGDDQNTVRRLMPESLEGLMDTLPILDIGEALVVGDAVLLPSRIKIHAPQERPLSATIEFWDEWSEAPGTPDFAKAVENMRRQNRA from the coding sequence ATGCCTATTTTTACGTTTGACACATCTTATTCACTGGGGAAGGTTCGCCTGGTCGATACGCGCAAGGTCAATATCCAGGTCAATAGCGATGAGGATTTGCGGAAGGCACGAGTCGGGCAGCTTGTCGCACTGTCGTTGCCTGGCGCCGTCGAAGAGTGGCTGATCGGCATCATCGAGAAGGTGGTGAAGACACCCGTTCTCGAAGACATTTCCGTTCAGCATGATGACGATTCTGCTGATGCAGCGGAACTGAATTTATTGCGCGAGAGCGTTCACAACACGGTTCAACTCACCCTGGTTGGTACCGTCGGTTTGACAAACGAGAATAAACCAAAGTTTTCGCGATCCTTGGTCCAAGTGCCGGAGATAGACGCAGGGTGTTTCATACTGCGTGATGCGCAGTTGCAGACATTCATGAACTTGCTCTCTAAGGAAGGCAAGACCGAACATTCCCTGGAGGTTGGCCGTTACACCATTGATGAGTCGGCGAAGGCTTATCTGGATGGGAACAAGCTATTTCAACGACATGCGGCCCTGCTCGGCAGCACCGGCTCTGGCAAGTCCTGGACTGTTGCTGCCATTCTCGAACAGGCTTCAAAACTCCCCTCATCGAATCTGATCGTTTTCGACTTGCACGGCGAATACCGAGAGCTGAGCTATGCCCGGCATCTCCGCGTTCCTGGACCGGAAGATCTTGGGAAGTCGGACCCGGCTCTGCTTTTCCTACCTTACTGGCTCCTCAACACGGAGGAGCTGCAAGCCATGTTCATCGATCGGAGTGAGTTCAGTGCTCACAACCAAGTGATGGCTTTTCAGGATACGGTTGTTGCGAAGAAGAAAGAGACGCTTGAGAAGCACAAGAAAACAGAGGTTCTAAATGCGTTTACTCTCGATAGTCCTATTCCGTTCGATATCAATAGTGTGATCGCCGAGCTACAGCGGCTCAACGAAGAAATGGTGCCTGGTGCAAACAATAAAGAGAGGCAAGGCCCATTCCATGGGCAATTCAGCCGTTTACTGCTGCGTCTGAACAGCAAGGTCAGCGACAAGCGCTATGGCTTCCTGTTCCAGGCACCGACATCTGAACATGGCTATGACGCCATGGCCGCTTTGGTCAAGCGGCTCATGGACTACTCGGAAGACAAGTCTCAGATCAAGGTCATCGATTTTTCCGATGTGCCCGCCGACATTCTTCCCGTAATCGTTGGCTTGGTTGCCAGAATCATCTATCAAGTCCAGTTCTGGATGGACCGCAACAAGCGTCGTCCATTGGCTCTGGTCTGTGATGAGGCACACCTCTACCTGCCCAAGAAGGACGGGAAGAACCCCGTCGAGCAGCGCGCTATCGAGAATTTCGAGAAGATCGCCAAGGAAGGACGCAAGTACGGTGTTGCGCTCCTTGTGGTCAGCCAGCGGCCTGCCGATGTCAGCACGACGATACTGAGTCAGTGCAACAACGTCATCGCCTTGCGCCTGACCAACGGGGATGACCAGAACACGGTCAGACGCTTGATGCCGGAAAGCCTGGAAGGGCTGATGGATACGCTTCCCATCCTGGATATAGGGGAGGCTTTGGTCGTGGGTGACGCCGTACTGCTGCCCAGCCGAATCAAGATTCATGCGCCCCAAGAACGGCCACTCAGCGCCACCATTGAATTCTGGGATGAATGGAGTGAGGCGCCAGGGACGCCTGACTTTGCGAAGGCGGTGGAGAACATGCGCAGACAGAATAGGGCCTGA